AGGAGCTCTAAAAATAATCAGCATGAAGGTGATGATTATACAAGTGACAAAGATACTGCAACTCTCAGAGTCCTCCTCTGAAAGGGAGGGTCATGCAACAAGGACATCCTGCAGTCCTTAGTCACAATGGAGGAGGTAAAGGCTGAGGTGGTACAGGCGGTGACCTCTGAATTTCCATCCCTTGGAAGGCTTTGCAGAGTTGAGGGTTGCTATCTTTTTGCAACGAATGACAAAAAcagtaaagtaatgcacactttAAATAGCTATTTTTAATGTTAAGAACTTAGCACATATGTAGGGCCTGAGCCAGTGAGGCcaacagaaagactcccattaattcAATGGGCTTGTTGCTTAGCATTATTATTGAATGGTGCTTATTACACACTACTTTACATAAAAAGAAAATTTCAGTATTGTCATTAGTGGGTTAGAAGTAGAGATAAAGATGGAGCACTTCAGTCTTCCTATTCTTCTCCTCCTAGTTCCTATCTCTTTTCTCCCAAGGGTTCTCCTCATCTCTCCCCATAGCTCCTCCACTCTTATTAATTGAGAAGCCATAAGGTAGCTAATAAAGTAACAGGGAAACCTGCTTTTATCAATGTTAGATCACCTGCCCCCTCTTCAGTGCAGCTCACAGGACTTCCTGTCACTGACAAATGGAAAGTCATTTTATCTTGAACTACAGACAAATGCCAGGAGAGGCAGCAGTAAGAAAGTGGAATTTGATTTTCACATTCTATTCAGCTGTCTTTCAGGGGAGCGGGCACTTCCTCTTTATCACACGGGCAGGAAGCAATTACAGCTGATGGTATAAATATGAAACTAGCACCTGGCTAGAGTGATTAGTGCTGTTAGCAAGAGGTGGTGAAGGGAATAGTGGCTACTTAAAGGTGTTATGAAAAGAGTTGCAACAGACTAATGAGAGGGAAACATTTCGATGAACCAAAACTAGTTTTTGACACCCCAAAAAATTTAGTTACACTTTGATTTTAATTTTGATGCCTCCTGCCACTTCCTGGTTTAGGTTGGGACACAACAGGGAACACTAAAATTAACCAGAGACACATTGTTCTTATGGTATTTCATATCTAGACATATGGGAAATCTCTGAGAAAGCCTGACCTTGCTATATTTTCAGCCTAATCACCAGAACGAGCTTCCTCAGCAATATCTGGAAAGACCTGAGGTAAAACACAGATGCCTGTGCAAATCAACTCTCTGAAACCTCTTGATCTTTCATGCTACAGTTTCTTTTTAGACCACATCTACAATCATTAGTAAACTTAATAAAGGAACATGGTGATTTTGGCAATTGCAAGTATACTTAACATTTTATCCTAGCTCTTTTTCATCCTGTCCCTTCCAACAGTCATTACACATTTATTAAGTGGCTCCTACAACTGACTCTTCTCACTTCTAAAAATGACTAGATCATCAGCATAGAACATATATCTAGGTTCAGTCCCTCTTTCCTTATCTTTCCTGACAAACCACTCTCCTTCACAGTTTTATCTGTATAATTGATGAACCACCCATGACATAATTTATAACCCTGTCTAGCAACCTTGTAAGCTGCACACCAGTCATTTCAGAATTGCACTCTCAACTCTCCTTGCTTGCAGCACTAGCCGGGtcctataaaatattttttttcctaagcCATCTAAAACAATCTACTGGACTATACAAAACTGCAGCAGCACAATTAAGAATATAAAGTTATAATTAATATTTCAGACAATGGAGGAATGTGTAGAACACTATTAAAACTGGGGTTAGGAGAACAATATCTGAAATCGGAATTTTCTCGAGCACAGATCATCCCCTTGCTGCTTTTATATGTTTGGAGGGAATTAAAGTCTGGTGGGTCTGAGGAAAAAGGAATGGGGAGAGGAGAATGCTACCTCTGCACAATCATTCCTCATTTACTCTAAGTCCATGGTTCCCCTCCTGGGTGTCCTATGGGAAAAGTTATCTTCAGCTaggtcagtggggtggggtggaagggagtGGGTACAGCCACTCTCCATGGCATTTCTCAACACTGCTGGGAAACAtagaagatactggaacaaataattttaaaaatcaacttgtaagcacctggaggacaatagggttataaggaatggCCAAcattgatttgtcaagaacaaatcatgtcaaaccaacctaattttcttttttgacagGGTTAGTGAATAGTGGGAAGCAATGTTTGTGATATAAAATTGATTTACTAAGGCTTTTGAcggtcccacatgacattctcataagcaaattggGGGAaacgtggtctagatgaaattactagaagggcacaaaactggttgaaagaccatactcagagtaCTTCTCACTGGTTCACTATCAGACTGGGAAGGCATATCTAGTGGGTTTCCACAGGGGTCAATCCTAGGTctaattattcaatattttcattaatgacttggataatggagtagagactatgattataaaatctgtggatgacaccaagctgggcagggttgcaagcactttggaggacaggattagaattcaaaaaggcCTTGAACAATTGGGGAACTGGTCTGAATTCAGCAGGATGAAATGCAAtagagacaagtgcaaagtacttcacttaggaaggaaaaatcaaatgcacaactacaaaatagggaataaatgGCTAGGTGGTGGTAGTAGTGCATAAAAGGACATGGGGATTATAGTGCATCACaaattggatatgagtcaacaatgtgatgcagctgcgaaAAAGTCTAATATTCTGGAATATATTAactggagtgttgtatgtaagatatTGGAGATAATTGCCTCGCTCTacctcaggggtcagcaacctttggcaacCATtcgctgggaatggcgaaccgtggccactgggagctgcgggaggccgtgcctgcggacagtcaacataaacaaactgtctcgcggcccaccagtggattaccctgatggactGCGGGCCGAGGGTTGCTGACCCCTCCTCTACCTGGAGCTGgtacctcagctggagtaccatgtccaattctggatgccacactttaGGGAAGATGTGAACAAAATGGAGAGAGTCCGAGGAaagggggcaacaaaaatgataaagctttagaaaacctcacctatgaggaaaggttaaaaaaaactgggcatgtttagtcttgagaaaagaagactgaggatggactagataacagtcttcatatatgttaagggctgctagAAAGAGGACTGCAATCAATTGTtcaccatgtccactgaaggtaggacaagtagtaatggacttaatctgcagcaagagagatttaggttaaacattaggaaaaaaccTTCAAACTATAATGGTAATTAAGctctagaataggcttccaaggaggttgtggaatccccatcaatggagattttttaaaaacaggtcacctgtcagggatggcctagatttacttggtcctgacacagcacaagtgGTTGGAATTGATgatttcctgaggtcccttccagccctacatttctatgataataTGCATCCCCACCAGAGGGACAGAATGAGAGCACCAAAGGAACATGGATCCCATTTGAGCAATGCTGTCATGGAGGGGCTGGCAAGCATAAAACAGTGCTTCAACATGGCTAGCTATGACCAGAGACAGATTTAAAGATATCTGCAGATCTAGGGGAAGGCGTCCTTCCCCACTCCACAGGTGTGGTATAAAGCCTGCCtataagcttttttttaaaaaaaaggcagaaactCCATGAACACGACACAGTTTCCAGTGCCAAAGGTTGTGAAAACGTAGCTAAGGGATGATCTAGCCCCTATTCTGTACATTTCATCACATCATTTTCATCCTGAACTTCTGATGTTCAGATTAGTGTAGTTCACTTTCACCTAGTCAAGAATTATCAGACTCTCTCTTCTATGGAGTAGTACTGAATACATAAATTTCCTCCCAGTTTCATTCAAATTATTTTATTAGGAATGTTTTTCTGCCATAGTAGACAGGATCCTAGTACAATGAGATATATTCTTTTAATTATTGCATCTCTTGCAATTCAGCAGAGAGTTTCAGTGGGACATCACCATGACCTGCAGACATGAAGCAATCTGTATCGCTCCAGCTGTAAATGCATCAAAAATGTCCCCTGCCATTTCCCAAAGTTCTAAAAGACAAAAGCTTAGAACTGTTCAGTAAAAGAAATCTTATCTCATAGGCAATGCCACTGTTCCATTTCTCAGAAATATAGAGGGGTCTTTTATTTTTCTCAAAGGGTCTTTCATGTTCTTATACTTTATTTTACAACATTTGCAACACCCCCcatcctcttctcctccccacacTATGTCGAATGTCCAAAGATAATGCTGAAAAGGACCAACAAACTGAAAATCTAATAAGTCTTTATGCTTTTCTTCTTCATTTTTCAATAGCTAAGAAACTGTAGTCAGAAGACCATGAAAACTTCTAAAAATAGGAGTGTGATCTGATTTATCACCAAGTTATACTGGAAAATACATTGATAAAACAGCCCCTGCTTCTATTTTTAGTAGTCATTCATCAAAACATGCATGAATGAGTACACATCTTTTCTACTTAGTGGCCCCAGGCATGTAGGTTTTGGTATATACACCACCACCCTGCTATCTAGACTTCCATTACAAGCTTAGAGGGATGTATACAAGATCCAAAGAAAGGGATGGAGAAAGCTCAGATAGAATAGTTTGCAGATGTGTCATGTACAATAAATGGTGATTAGAGATGCAGTAATAGATCCACAATAATTACCAAGAGCCTCATTGCTCaacccctttgtccacatgcacTGGGATGCTTATGGAGGATTCTTCCCTCTGAACCCACATGAAACCTCTACTGAACAAGTTTATTATTTGGATAATAATAAACCAGCACACCAGGATGAGGATTTGCCCCCTTGTAAATAACCTGCTACTATGTGGTGTTGATTTTGCAATTGCATGGTCAACACCATGTGTTGGAAGAGACATGTCCAAACTCCTTACATGCAACTCAAAAGAATGAATTGCATTTATGTTTCCACAAGCTCCAGAATCACAACATGGATGTATCCCTCGCTGCTCACCACTTCATCTGTTCTAAACAGTTTCATTCTTTTGCTACTGGCTCAATGTATGGgttccttaggcctggtctacactaggcgtttatgtcgaagttagcgccgttacatcgaattaaccctgcacccgtccacactgcgatgctatttagttcgacatagaggtctctttaattcgacttctgtactcctccccgacgaggggagtagcgccaaattcgacatggccatgtcgaattaggctaggtgtggatggaaatcgacgctaatagctccgggagctatcccacaatgcaccactctgttgacgctctggacagcagtgcgagctcgtatgctctgaccagccacacaggaaaagccccgggaaaatttgaattggaattccttttcctgtctggccagtttgaatctcatttcctgtctggacatcgtggcgagcacagcagcactggcaacgatgcagagctctctagcagtgatggccgtgcagtctgtgaatagaaagagggccccagcatggactgatcgtgaagtcttggatctcatcgctgtgtggggcgatgagtccgtgctttctgagctgcgatccaaaagacggaatgcaaagatctacgagaagatctctaaagacatggcagagagaggatacagccgggatgcaacgcagtgccgcgtgaaaatcaaggacctgagacaaggctaccagaagaccaaagaggcaaacggacgttccggatcccatccccagacatcccgtttctacgaggcactgcattccatcctcggtgcggccgccaccactaccccaccagtgaccgtggactctgaggatggggtagtgtccacggccggttcctcagacatgttaggggacgtggaagatgaggaaggagatgaggagggcgaggcagtcggcagcgctcacaacgctgatttccccgacagccaggatctcttcatcacccttacagagatcccctacgaagcgtccccagccgttaccccggacacagaatctggtgaaggatcagccagtaagtgttgtaaacatctaaacatttatttttaacaaaacaggaatattaacaattaaaagaatgggttgttcatgattagtgtgccctatgctcttaacggtttagtcacgggcagtgcaagttttgaaaaaaaatctagcaatgtccggttttcagtgattgtcctgcacaagccactctactgtttattccctgctactgcagctacagtaaaatgtggtctatatgtccggggatagagcagtagtcctcctgggatatctccacgaagctctcctggaggtaacttgaaagccgttccatgaggttcctggggagagcggccttattgggtcctccgaagtacgagacgttgccgcgccacgagactatcacgtactcgggaatcattgctctgcatagcagggcggcatacggccctggtctttggaggctttcccggagcattctctgtctgtcgctctcagagatcctcatcagggtgatgtcgcccatggtgacctgcttttaattaggtaggggaatgttagtgttgggactgctttcccgttccttgacagaactgtaaccgctggtttttagccacgcggtggaggcgggagaggggcagccgaaagggatcgttcccggggacagccgcgagggggtgggacaggggcagagttcccgcttgccggattgctggctgcaggaactgacatagctttaaatgtgaaatgagggcagtggtaatctaaaagttttaaactgccacaagtgtacggcttaccatgtctgcctgcaacagaaattccgttgtgctgccccgcttctcaaatgtgctgtgcaagaccccaggcactgaatgcgaaggccgaaaattcgaccttgtgctgagtgcgcatgtgataggtgctgtgcatggtcttgttcacagagaaagactatgttctttgttcacaactacatttttctttctgaggaattcactccctttttcccatttccacagccccatctgcgactgtctcacaacctagcctggaatcacactcccagaggctagcgcggattaggcgtaggaagaggaggacacgggaggacatgttctctgagcttatgtcctgttcccaagcccaggcagcacagcagacccagtggcgggagaacttgacccgaatgcaccaagccaacatggatcgggaggagaggtggcagcaggaagaccagcaggcgactcaaacgctgcttggactactgagggagcaaacggacacgctccggcgccttgtggatgttctgcaggaacggaggcaggaggacagagccccgctgcagtccatctcttaccgccctcccctgccaccaagtcccatacccacctcacccaaagtgcaaagaaggagaggcggcagagtccctgctaagtctcactccacccctgcagagagctctagtagcagaaggctctcatttcccaaaatttgaaaagttctttccttcccgcctgacacaagcccccgtccaagtttcacctcccaatgccatgtgtagttgataataaaaaatacgtttctgtaaactactgtttcaatcatgttcttttggaggaggatgggaaagggggttggtaattggacaggacagtcacctttggcagggtacatagtcgggggcaggcacagcagcagggcacatacacagtgcagtgatgcagtgactagttaccctggttagtctgggaggttgttttcatgttatgtggtggggggtgggttgctctgtgactttgtggcaggggagggcagttacagatcttaagcggcggtccttaggcaggatcacagagccacacagcaggggatctgtaaccgtcttccccctgccacaaagtcacatagacccccccatacacacagtcccgatcaggaggggtgacaggctccgttgaaacaaccatcccaccgcagcggagcctgtcaatccttgagtttagaagctgcattcgcgtcactacactacacccgctccgcaccacagtctgcgtcccagttttaaaaaattcccgcgaaaacagtattaaagaaaacggtgtgctttaacaaagttgaactatttttatttcgcaacgtgtgttggaaggggggtgaagggggtatgtaactggataggatagtcaacattacctgggtaaagaaacgggggcaggttcagcttctcagtacacaaactttaaagtcacaggttaccctgctcactgaggaactttgctttcaaagcctcccggatgcacagcgcttcccgctggtctcgtctaatcgcccggctgtctggctgtgagtaatcagcagccaggctattttcctcaacctcccaccccgccataaaggtctcccccttgctctcacagagattgtggagcacacagcaagctgctataacaatggggatattggtttcgctgagatcacagcgagtcagtaagcttctccatctccccttgagacggccaaaagcacactccaccaccattctgcacttgctcagccggtagttgaagagttctttttcagtgtccagggcgccagtatagggcttcatgagccagggcattagcgggtaggctgggtccccgaggatgactataggcatctccacatccccaacagttattttgtggtccgggaagtaaataccttgttgcagccgtctaaacagaccagagttcctgaaaacacgagcgtcatgaaccttgcccggccatcccacgtagatgttggtaaaacgtcccctgtggtccaccagtgcttgcagcaccatggaaaagtagccctttcggttaatgtactgggtggcctggtggtccggtgccaggatagggatgtgagttccatctatggccccaccgcagtttgggaatcccatcgctgcgaagccatctatgatcgcctccacgtttcccagggtcactacatttggcagcagtacatcaacgattgccttggctacttgcatcacaacaacccccacggtagatttgcccaccccaaactggttcgcgactgaccggtagctgtctggcgttgcaagcttccacagggctatggccactcgcttctgtacattcagtgcagctcgcaaccgggtgtcactgcgcttcagggcaggggacagcaacccacaaagttcaaggaaagttcccttccgcatgcgaaagtttcgcagccactgggattcatcccagacctgcagcactatgcggtcccaccactcagtgcttgtttcccgtgcccagaatcgccgttccacggcatcaacatgacccattgccaccgcgatgtcctcggtactgggtcccctgctttctgacaggtccgtgctactctcagacttcaggacatcaccgcggtgccgtagcctccttgcctgacttttctgcatctgcctcagggaaacctgtatgataagctgcaaggcgttgagagcggccacaactgcagcgatggtcgcagcgtgctccatgctcgcagtgctgtggcatccgcgctgtcaatgactggaaaagtgcgcgaaatgatttcccgccggcgctttcagggagggagggcaggagtgatggacggatgacgacagttacccaaaagcaccctcgacacattttgttacccagaaggcattgccggctacacccagaattccaatgggcagaggggactgcgggaactgtgggatagctgaccacagtgcaccgcttcgaatgtcgacgctttcaccattagtgtggacgcacaaagtcgaattactgtccttagtgtggacacacacgttcgaatttgcaatatcgattacaaaaattcgatgcaagtaaaatcgaactactctcgtagtgtagacaaggccttagagacttaCGCCTACCACCATTAAACACTATGGAAGTTCTGCCATTGAATTCCATGGGTGGGAAGCTAGAGTTTTGACATCTGATAAAGTTTTCTGCTGTTTTTAAGCCACTATATTTCACAATtctgccatttttttaaaaagaagacacCATGTTCAAGTGAatattgaagtcaacggaaaacCTCATATTGATAtcaacgggctttggatcagactctacAGCGAACCACCTTCTATGGTTATATCTGGTGCCACAGATTCAGCAACCACATACAGTACCTCCTTTCACAGCTCTAAAGCAGAAATCTTACTTGCTTGacataatttaaaatttttaatgtAGCCACTTAACTAGTTTATAATCTGAATTCTGAAATGTCCCCATCTTCTCTTGCAGATTATTGggatgaattttttccccttttttgtcaaaaaatgtgtgttcagattcagttaaataaaaaaatcaaaactggcTAACATCTTCTAGTTATCAATCTCATTTATATTGGCATGAAGACTTAAAAGTTAATTTAAAGGGGTAAATTAAAGAGGAAAAGGCAGGACATTTATATGTAGGTGTCCTCCTTGTTTCACATCAAAACATGACCCCTGTGGTGTTGGTCACATGAAAAAACCATTACCTAGTCATGATGAATGTGTCCAAGTTACTTGAATAAGCAAGGGCACAGGGGATCAGAATGGAAAACTTCTTACTTAATAATTTTCCTTTCTGCTTGTGGTGTGTCCCACAATTCTGATACATATGGGCTATTTCCCTCTTCTCTGCATTTTCTGAAGGTGGTTCAAATCTACAGCACAGTCAATGCTAGCCATGCCCCCTTCTCCAGCTTGCTGCCAGATGATTCATTCCAAAGATGTGTAAAACCTCCTAGAAAAGGATTAGTAACAATAGCTTTGATCCCAGTTAACTGTGTACAGTAGGCCACTGCCTACTTGGTAGCTATCCAAATAAAATGCTGACCCTCAGTTGTGAAGCCATCCAGGGTGGATAGAATTACGGGAGATG
This Chrysemys picta bellii isolate R12L10 chromosome 8, ASM1138683v2, whole genome shotgun sequence DNA region includes the following protein-coding sequences:
- the LOC135973190 gene encoding uncharacterized protein LOC135973190; this translates as MQSSLAVMAVQSVNRKRAPAWTDREVLDLIAVWGDESVLSELRSKRRNAKIYEKISKDMAERGYSRDATQCRVKIKDLRQGYQKTKEANGRSGSHPQTSRFYEALHSILGAAATTTPPVTVDSEDGVVSTAGSSDMLGDVEDEEGDEEGEAVGSAHNADFPDSQDLFITLTEIPYEASPAVTPDTESGEGSATPSATVSQPSLESHSQRLARIRRRKRRTREDMFSELMSCSQAQAAQQTQWRENLTRMHQANMDREERWQQEDQQATQTLLGLLREQTDTLRRLVDVLQERRQEDRAPLQSISYRPPLPPSPIPTSPKVQRRRGGRVPAKSHSTPAESSSSRRLSFPKI